A window of the Pangasianodon hypophthalmus isolate fPanHyp1 chromosome 12, fPanHyp1.pri, whole genome shotgun sequence genome harbors these coding sequences:
- the lrrc18b gene encoding leucine-rich repeat-containing protein 18 → MAKGKRKSNDPKGRKITLKMAKNAVKLTMDGKRRLDLSNMEITTFPKCILKLCDVDELDLSRNMLKKIPDLLNKFVNLRLLDLHSNHLEQLPEAIGHLQKLQNFNVCNNMLTTSGIPRTLGLLRNLKKLNLGMNRIETVPPFIAGLKELSELGLFNNLLTQIPQWLENLPNLCMLNVKCNPLPLENPPKLDPIQRVECLYLVRKDCLCSKCLKKCKEERERLDQRLSGSSVQRKAIIAGLLMTNSTEQGDEAVSR, encoded by the coding sequence ATGGCAAAGGGTAAAAGGAAATCAAATGACCCCAAAGGCCGAAAAATCACGCTTAAGATGGCCAAGAATGCTGTGAAGCTGACGATGGACGGCAAGCGCCGTTTAGACCTCAGCAACATGGAGATCACCACTTTCCCTAAGTGTATCCTCAAACTATGTGATGTGGATGAACTGGACCTGAGCCGCAACATGCTGAAGAAGATTCCAGACTTACTCAACAAGTTTGTCAACCTGCGCCTGCTAGACCTGCATAGCAACCATCTGGAGCAGCTTCCAGAGGCCATTGGTCACCTGCAGAAGCTCCAAAACTTCAATGTGTGCAACAACATGCTAACCACCTCCGGGATCCCACGTACACTCGGCCTCCTTAGGAACCTGAAGAAACTCAACCTGGGCATGAACCGCATCGAGACGGTTCCACCTTTCATTGCAGGACTGAAGGAGTTAAGCGAGCTTGGGCTCTTCAACAACCTTCTGACTCAAATTCCACAGTGGCTAGAGAATTTGCCCAACCTTTGCATGCTCAATGTCAAGTGCAACCCACTACCTTTAGAAAATCCACCAAAACTAGACCCGATTCAAAGGGTAGAATGTCTCTACTTGGTCAGGAAGGATTGCCTTTGTAGTAAATGCCTCAAGAAGTgtaaagaagagagagagaggctggacCAAAGGCTTAGTGGAAGCTCAGTGCAGAGAAAAGCCATCATTGCTGGGTTACTTATGACTAATTCCACAGAGCAGGGTGATGAAGCAGTGTCCAGATAA